The Microbacterium phyllosphaerae region AGTACGGCGCCTCCCACAGGGCGGCGATGGGCTCGACTCCGGCCATCACGAGGGCGGGGTAGAGGAGGATCGCGAGTGCCCCCTCGATGATGAGCGCCGAGACGGCCACCGTCGTGAGAAGCTGGCCGACCTCGCCGAGGCGCACGGTCTGGCTCTCGTTGACCACGCCGCCATGGGCCCGCATGGGGTTCGTGTCGCCGGCGGCCATGAGCTTCGCTCGAAGACCCAGTCGCTTGGAGATGAGCATGCCCATCAGAGATGCGAGCGTGAGCACACCGAGCGCGCCGATGTTCACGCCGACGAAGATCAGCACGTGACCGAACGGCGACCAGTGCGTGGCCATGTCGACGGTGGAGAGGCCCGTGACGCAGATCGTGGACACCGCGGTGAACAGCGCATCGGCGAGTGGCGTGACCGTGCGGTCGGCGGAGGCGATCGGCAGCGACAGCAGCACGGTGAAGACGAGGATGAGGAGCGCGAAGATGACGATCGCGAACCGAGAGGGCGACGACGTGATGATGTGCTTGCCCCAGGAGGCGGCGTTCTGGAGCCGCTGTCGAGGAGACGACGCCGAAACGATGCCCGACATCGCGTCCCCCTTCGTTCTCCTGCCGCGCGATCCGCGGACGCACGACGCCGATCGCCGAGCCTTCGTCATGGTACTCCGTGCCGGGGACGACTACCCTGATCACATGACGGACATCTTCGACGTGATCGCAGACGGTACGAGGCGAGACATCCTCCAGCTCCTCCTGCGTCGCACCACCGAAGGGGATGCCGGCACCAGCGTCAGCCACATCGTCGCCGACCTGGGCATCAGCCAGCCCACCGTCTCGAAGCACCTGAAGGTGCTGCGCGAGGCAGAGCTCGTCAGCGTGCGTGAGGATGGCCAGCGCCGTTTCTACAGTCTCGCCGTGGAGCCTCTCGAGGTCGTGGACGACTGGCTCGTGCCGTTCCTGATGGACGCGTACGGCGACGACGCGCCCGACATCGACTACCCCGGGCAGCCGCTGCCCGACGGCGCTGCGCACGCTGCAGAGGTCGTGGGTCGCGCCGCGGCATCCGCGAAGCACGTCGTGGCGAACGCTCTCAAGCGCCTCGGGGGCTGACTCCGAGCCCGGACACACGTCGCCCCTGACGATCGGGGGGCTCTCGTCAGGGGCGAAGCCGCGGGCCCCAGCCCGCGTCGACTCGGATGGTGCCATCGTGAGTCTTGGGCTCACCTTCTCAGAGCAGTCTGAGCGGATGCGGCATACATCCTATGTCTCCGCTGGGACTCCCGTCGCGGATGCTCACTGATCACACAGGCCACATGGGTTTACACGCGTCCCAGGTTCCCCATAGAGTGTGCTCAAATCCAGAAAGGGGTACGTGGGATGCCCGAGGTTCCTGATGTCCGGTTCCTGACGGTGGCTGAGGTCGCCGAACTCATGCGCGTGTCCAAGATGACCGTGTATCGGATGGTGCACGCTGGGGAGCTGCCCGCCATCCGCTTCGGTCGCAGTTTCCGAGTGCCGGAGTCCGCGGTCGCCGACGCACTGCAGCGTCCCATCGCCGACGTGGGTTAGCTCTGCGATGTGCGTGTCTCGCACTTCACCGGTACGGTGACAGAGAGGCCCGTTCAGTTTGCTAGACTGATCCGAGGCATTTTTCCGTGCCCGTACCCGGGTGTCCGTCACCGACGACACCCAGCCACTGACTTAGTGAGGTTTCCGTGGGTTCTGTCATCAAGAAGCGCCGCAAGCGCATGGCGAAGAAGAAGCACCGCAAGCTGCTTCGTAAGACTCGCCACCAGCGTCGCAACAAGAAGTAAGCGACCAGACACGAGCGCCTGTCTCCGGACGGGCGCTTTGTGTCTCTACCCCCGGATTCCCCCTCGTCGCAGGAGCACGCCATGAAGTCGATCACCGTCACCGAGCTCGCCGAGCGCTCGAACACCCCGCTCATCGATGTGCGAGAGGTGAGCGAGTTCGCCGCAGGCCACGTGCCCGGAGCCGTCAACATCCCGATGTCCGAGATCGGCAACCGTCTGGAAGAGCTTCCGGCCGAGTCGTTCGACGTGATCTGCCAGGCCGGCGGCCGCTCGGCCCGCGTCGTCGAGGCGCTCGAGTCGCGTGGCTACGACGCGACGAACGTCGAGGGCGGCACAGGAGAGTGGATCGCCCAGGGTCGCGCTGTCGAGTTGCCGTCGGCGTGACAACGCTGACCCTCATCGGCAAGCCCGACTGCCATCTGTGCGACGTGGCATCCGAGATCATCGACGCGGTCGTCGCCGAGATGCCGGATGCCGCTGCAGAGCGCATCGAGATCGTCGAGGCGTCGATCCAGGACGACCCCGCTCTGTATGAGCTGTGGTGGGAGAAGATCCCCGTCGTGCTGATCGACGGAGACCTGCACGCGCACTGGCGTCTGTCGGCCGACCGCCTGCGCGAAGCGCTCGACGCGGCCGTGCTCGACGACGCACTGAAGAAGGAACAAGCATGATCCGTCACGTCGTCACCTGGAAGCTCGCCGCAGAAGATGCCGAGGAGCGCGCCGAGCAGGCCGCCGAGGTCGCCCGTCGACTGAACGCCCTCGACGGAGTCGTGCCGCAGCTGCGCTCGATCTCTGCCGGTGCGAATGTCGCCTATCCCGATGCCAACTGGGACGTCACCCTCGTCGCGGACGTCGACTCCCTCGCCGCGCTCGAGGAGT contains the following coding sequences:
- a CDS encoding ArsR/SmtB family transcription factor, producing MTDIFDVIADGTRRDILQLLLRRTTEGDAGTSVSHIVADLGISQPTVSKHLKVLREAELVSVREDGQRRFYSLAVEPLEVVDDWLVPFLMDAYGDDAPDIDYPGQPLPDGAAHAAEVVGRAAASAKHVVANALKRLGG
- a CDS encoding helix-turn-helix domain-containing protein; translation: MPEVPDVRFLTVAEVAELMRVSKMTVYRMVHAGELPAIRFGRSFRVPESAVADALQRPIADVG
- a CDS encoding 30S ribosomal protein bS22, which encodes MGSVIKKRRKRMAKKKHRKLLRKTRHQRRNKK
- a CDS encoding rhodanese-like domain-containing protein, whose protein sequence is MKSITVTELAERSNTPLIDVREVSEFAAGHVPGAVNIPMSEIGNRLEELPAESFDVICQAGGRSARVVEALESRGYDATNVEGGTGEWIAQGRAVELPSA
- a CDS encoding glutaredoxin family protein, producing MTTLTLIGKPDCHLCDVASEIIDAVVAEMPDAAAERIEIVEASIQDDPALYELWWEKIPVVLIDGDLHAHWRLSADRLREALDAAVLDDALKKEQA
- a CDS encoding Dabb family protein, coding for MIRHVVTWKLAAEDAEERAEQAAEVARRLNALDGVVPQLRSISAGANVAYPDANWDVTLVADVDSLAALEEYQVHPAHEEVVGYVRSVVASRVAVDFEV